In Persicimonas caeni, a single window of DNA contains:
- a CDS encoding RNA polymerase sigma factor region1.1 domain-containing protein: MAEEEEEEFGSPEATDFHGRKRELLKHGLEKGELSWTEIQKALPREHLTDTELEVLLFTCKNMGIDVTGDRPR; this comes from the coding sequence ATGGCGGAAGAAGAAGAGGAAGAATTCGGCAGCCCGGAGGCGACGGATTTCCACGGGCGCAAGCGCGAACTGCTCAAGCATGGTCTCGAAAAGGGCGAGCTTAGCTGGACAGAAATCCAGAAGGCGCTGCCTCGGGAGCACCTGACGGACACGGAACTCGAAGTGCTCCTGTTCACGTGCAAGAATATGGGGATCGACGTCACCGGCGATCGCCCTCGATAA